The sequence below is a genomic window from Deinococcus terrestris.
CGGTGGACCTCGCCGGGGACGCGATCCTGCGGCGAGCGGTGGAGACGCTGAGGTAGAGCGGCCAGCCGCCAGCTTCCAGCGACCAGCGCAGAGGGCCTCAGCTTCGGCTGGGGCTTTTTGCCATGTGGTGCTGTGCTGGCGGCTGGCCGCTGGAAGCTGGCTGCCCCTAATCCCACTCCCACTCCCGCCAGTCGCTGGGTTTCGCCTCGCGGCTGGCCGCTTTCTTCTCCTGCGGGGCCGGGTACCAGGGATAGGCGGCGGCGAGGGCCGTATGCAGGCGTTCCAGCAAGCGGGCGCGGAGTTCGGCTTCCTCACGTGGGGTGACCTTCTCTATCTCACGCATCAGGCGCGAGAGGGTGTCTTCCAGCCCCGGCAGGTACGGCTCACGGGCCTTGCGAACCGACCCCTTTCGCAGCGGTTCCGGGTGCACGGCGGGCACGTAGCTCTCGGCGGCGGCGTCCAGCAGGGCGGCCCGTTTCGCGGCCCGTTCCTCGCGGGCACGTTCAGCGCGGGCGCGGGCATCGGCAGCGCGGGCCTGACCGACCAGAAAGGGCTCCTGGCGCTCGGCGTCCAGCACCCGGTCCTCGCGATAGAGCTTGACGGGGGGGAGGCGACGGCGTCCCATCTTCAGCCCGTTGGGGCGGGTGTCGTCGTGCTCACCGAGAAACTTGCGAATCAGGCCCGGCGTCCAGCCGCGTTCCTTGAGGTCCTGGGTCGCCAGGAAGCCGGGCGGCGTCAGGGGTTTCTCGCGGGTGGGGCGGGGCTGTTTCTTCGTCATGGCCGGGCACTCATGGCTGGGGCAGCCCGCGCCACTCCCCGCGCAGCAGGTCCAGTTGCACGCTGTCGTAGCGCACGCCCTCCCACAGCCGCGCCTGCCGCACGCGGGCGCACTCGCGGAAGCCGAGCCGCTTTCCGAGGCGCAGCATCCGCTCGTTGCCGCCCCAGGTGGTCACGGTCAGGACATGCGCGTCGGTCCAGTCCAGGGTGTCCTGCACCCACAGCCCCAGCGCCCGCGTGCCCACGCCGCCGCCCCAGTACGCCGGGTCGTAGATCAGGATGCCGAGGTCCCACCAGCCGCCGCCCTCCGGTTCCTCCTCCGAGCGGTTGACCATGCCGACCACCACGCCGTCCACGTCAATGACCTGCTCGTCGGCGTCGGGACCGTGGGCCGCGAGGTAATCGGCATACGCCTCCATCGTGCGGGTGGTGCCCGCCGCCGGAAAGTACGGCGCGTCCCAGCGCCGCCACTCGGCCGCCGGGTCGGTCAGCCAGCGGGTCAGGATGGGCAGGTCACTGGTCCGGCGGTCGCGCAGCGTGACCGGGAGAGAGGGCAGGGCAGGGGTCACGGCGCGGAGTATAGGGTGAGGTGTCGTCAGGCGTCAGGCTGCCGGGCCAGTCGCGTGTACGGGTGCCCTGCGAGGTTCTGCCGTCCCACCGCCACGAAGCCGCTGCGGGCGTAGAGCCGCGCCGCCGGGTTGCCGTCCTCCACCAGCAGGGTCAGCGGGAGGCCGAGTGTTCGTGCCCGTTCCGCACAGGCGGCGATCAAGGCCGCGCCCACCCCCCGCCCCCGCGCCTGGGCGACCGTGGCGAGGGTGTCGAGGTACAGCTCGCCCGCCCCTGCCTCGGTGGGAATGGCCGGGTCTAGCCCCAGCGAGCGGCGGTGCTCGCGGAAGGGCGCGTCGAGGGCCTGCGCGAACTCGCCCGGATAGAGCACGGCGAGGCCCACCGGACGGCCCCCCTCCCCCTCCGCGATCAGCGTGTGCGTGAAGCTCAGCCGGTTTCCCCGCGCCATGAAGAATTCAGCGATGACGTGCGCGGCGTCCTCGTCGGTCGTGGTGCCCGTCAGGTGGTGGCCCACCCGCCCGATGGCCTCCTGAATCAGCGGGGCGGCGAAGGCCGCGTCAAAGGTCTGGGCCGGGCGAATGCGGGGGGGCATGCCGCCCAGTCTCCCACCCGCGCCGCAACTGGGCGAGTCGCACGCTGTCCCAGCGCTGTCCGTGCCACGCCCGCGCCTCCGGCACCCGCCCGCACTCGCGGTAGCCCACCCGCTCGGTGAACTCCGCCAGCGACAGGGGAGAGGCAGGGCGGGCGGCGTGGAAGTACGGCGCGTCCCAGCGTTTCCATTCCGGGTCGGGTTCGGCGTGCAGCCAGCGGTGGAGGGTGGGGAGGTCGGCAGGCGAGCGCTCGCGGAGGGTGAGGGTCGGCATTCGCCCCAGGCTGACAGGTGGCCCCCCGTCCGGGCATCCGCCGCATGGCCTGTGGGCAAGCGGTGAAGAAGCCCTGACTAGCGCCCGCCCCCCGTGCCGCTTACGGTAAACCATGCCCCTGAAACCCGAGATCGATCACCCCGAGTCCGAGCGCCGCCGCGTCGGGTACGCCATCGTCGGCATCGGCGAACTGACGGCCGGAGAACTCATTCCCGCCGCCCGGACCAGCGACCACGCCTATGTCGCCGCCCTCGTCACCAGCGAGAAGGACAAGGGCGTGGCCTTCGCGCGGGCCTATGACCTGACCGAGGAGGACGTGTACAGCTACGAGGACTTTGAACGCCTCAAGGAGCGCGAGGACGTGGAGGCCGTCTATATCGTCCTCCCCAACTCCCTGCACCGTGAGTACGTGGAGCGGGCCGCCCGGATGGGCAAGCACGTCCTGTGCGAGAAGCCGCTGGGCGTGAATGCCGGGGACGCGCAGGCGATGGTGGACGCCTGCCGGGAGGCCGGGGTCCTGCTGATGACCGCCTACCGCTGCCAGTACACGCCCCAGCACTGGGCTGCCCGCGACGCCGTGCAGGGCGGCAAACTCGGCCCGGTCAAGTTGGTGGACGCGATTCACGGGCAGGTCGAGGACGACCCGGAGGCGTGGCGCCTGAAGCGCGACCTCGCGGGCGGCGGGCCGTTGCCCGACGTGGGCATCTATTGCCTGAACACCATCCGCTTCGTACTGGGGCAGGAACCCGAGTGGGTCTTCGCGGCGCTGCACCAGCCGCAGGGCGACGAGCGCTTCCGCGAGGTGGAGGAATCGCTCAGCTTCATGCTGGGCTTTCCCGGCGGCGTGATCGCCAACGGCCTGACGAGCTACGGCACCCAGAAGACCGCCACCCTGCGCGTGCTGGGCGAGAAAGGCACCGTGCTGATGGACCCCGCCTACACCTATCAGGGCCTGGAGCTGACCATCTCGGACGGCGAGGGCGACTTCCAGCCCAAGCTCCCCGACGAGGACCAGTTCGGGCTGGAGATGGACCACTTCGCCCAGCGGGTCCGCGACGGCAAGGAGCCCTGGACCCCCGGCGAGGAGGGCGTGCAGGACCACCGCATCATGGACGCGATGTACGAGAGCGCGAGGACCGGGCAGGTCGTGCGGCTGGAGCGTGTGGAGGGCAAGGACGCCTTCCGGGGCACCGAGCCGCAGGTGCCGGGGCGGAAGTGAATCGGGGAGCGGGTGAGGTCAACGTCGTTTGGCAGGGCCTGAACCCTGGCCGTCCCAGCCTCGAACACCTCCGGCTGATCCCTTGGGTAGAGGCGACAGGAACGGTCGTCGGCGTCAGTGAGGGACGACCTTTCACCCTGCTCTACAGACTTGATCTCGGAGGAGACGGTTCTCCCATACGCCTGCGTTGCCATCTTGATGGTGGGCAACATCTGGACCTCTCCCGGTCGGGAGAAGGCGAATGGACCACCGCCGAGGAAAAGCCGCTCCCGCTCTTGCGAGGCTGCACCGATGTGGACCTCCGCGTCACACCGTTCACCAACACCCTCCCCCTGCGCCGCCTGAACCTGCGCTTTGGGGAGGGCCAGGAGGTGCATGTCGTCTGGGTCGATGTCCCTTCACTGGATGTGCAGGCGGCTCGCCAACGTTACACGCGGACGGACGAGCGGACCTATCGATACGAGAATATGGACAGTGGGTACAGCAATGAGGTCACCGTAGACGGAAAAGGCTTAGTGACGCTCTACCCGGACGCCTTTGAGCGGTTGGCCTAATCCTCAGCCGCAGCGGAAGGGAATCGGAATCGGCCCGATGCAGCACACGCCGCGCGTCTCCACACTGGACCCTAGGGCGAGCGGAGAGCCGCCGTGAATGACGTTATGCGCCTCCCGGCACGCCCCGAACCGGGCGACAATCCGGGGCCGTCCCCGCACCAGACCGTCCTCCCGCACGATGCGGGCCACCGCCGCCGAGCACGACTCGCCCCCGTGCAGCGCGGCGTGGGCGCAGCGAAAGCCCTTGCGCGGCGAGAGCTGCCGCTGGTAGAGGCGAATGCCGGAGAGGGTCAGGCGGTCAAGGGGAGTGGGCATGGGGGGAGCGTAGGCGGTCGCGGCGGGCTTCCTTGCCGGAACGTATGAAGACGGCTTGGGCCTTGAGGAGCCGTCCCCGACCCGCAGCATTCCTTACAGCCTGCCCCGACCCCGCCAGACCAGAATGCCCGCCATGTCGCCGGGGCCGCAGGATGTGTGCATCGTGGGGGGAGGCCCGGCGGGCATGATTCTGGCGCTGCTGCTGGCGCGGCAGGGCATCCCGGTCACCGTGCTGGAGGCGGCGGGCGACTTCCAGCGCAACTTCCGGGGCGATACCCTCCACCCCGCCATCATGGAACTGCTCGCCGGGCTGGGGCTGGCCGCGCCCGTCCTGGGGTTGCCGCACACGCGGGCGCACCAGGCGCGGCT
It includes:
- a CDS encoding GNAT family N-acetyltransferase, producing MPPRIRPAQTFDAAFAAPLIQEAIGRVGHHLTGTTTDEDAAHVIAEFFMARGNRLSFTHTLIAEGEGGRPVGLAVLYPGEFAQALDAPFREHRRSLGLDPAIPTEAGAGELYLDTLATVAQARGRGVGAALIAACAERARTLGLPLTLLVEDGNPAARLYARSGFVAVGRQNLAGHPYTRLARQPDA
- a CDS encoding putative glycolipid-binding domain-containing protein; this encodes MNRGAGEVNVVWQGLNPGRPSLEHLRLIPWVEATGTVVGVSEGRPFTLLYRLDLGGDGSPIRLRCHLDGGQHLDLSRSGEGEWTTAEEKPLPLLRGCTDVDLRVTPFTNTLPLRRLNLRFGEGQEVHVVWVDVPSLDVQAARQRYTRTDERTYRYENMDSGYSNEVTVDGKGLVTLYPDAFERLA
- a CDS encoding Gfo/Idh/MocA family protein, which produces MPLKPEIDHPESERRRVGYAIVGIGELTAGELIPAARTSDHAYVAALVTSEKDKGVAFARAYDLTEEDVYSYEDFERLKEREDVEAVYIVLPNSLHREYVERAARMGKHVLCEKPLGVNAGDAQAMVDACREAGVLLMTAYRCQYTPQHWAARDAVQGGKLGPVKLVDAIHGQVEDDPEAWRLKRDLAGGGPLPDVGIYCLNTIRFVLGQEPEWVFAALHQPQGDERFREVEESLSFMLGFPGGVIANGLTSYGTQKTATLRVLGEKGTVLMDPAYTYQGLELTISDGEGDFQPKLPDEDQFGLEMDHFAQRVRDGKEPWTPGEEGVQDHRIMDAMYESARTGQVVRLERVEGKDAFRGTEPQVPGRK
- a CDS encoding GNAT family N-acetyltransferase, with the translated sequence MTPALPSLPVTLRDRRTSDLPILTRWLTDPAAEWRRWDAPYFPAAGTTRTMEAYADYLAAHGPDADEQVIDVDGVVVGMVNRSEEEPEGGGWWDLGILIYDPAYWGGGVGTRALGLWVQDTLDWTDAHVLTVTTWGGNERMLRLGKRLGFRECARVRQARLWEGVRYDSVQLDLLRGEWRGLPQP
- the yidD gene encoding membrane protein insertion efficiency factor YidD; translation: MPTPLDRLTLSGIRLYQRQLSPRKGFRCAHAALHGGESCSAAVARIVREDGLVRGRPRIVARFGACREAHNVIHGGSPLALGSSVETRGVCCIGPIPIPFRCG